The following nucleotide sequence is from Leptolyngbya sp. SIO1E4.
GGGTTGAGGGTGAGGCGGAATTTGGTAACTCCGATAAATTCGCCCTCAAAATATTCGGCATAAAACGATTGGTAGGGCTTAAACCCAATCGATTCATAGGTGTGCTGCGCCACATCATTACCGTTGAGCACCATGATGCCGGCATGGGAATATTGCTGCGATCGCCCTTCTTCCAGTAAGGCTCTGAGCAAAACTTTGCTGAGCCCTCGTCCCCGTGCCTCTGGCAATACAGCCACGGTTTCAATGATCCAAGGGGCTTGGGGTTTCAGGAAATCCGGTTGGCGATCATATCCAAACGTTGCTTCATAGCGATCGCGAAACTCAGCTGTGGTTTCAGCTGAC
It contains:
- a CDS encoding GNAT family N-acetyltransferase; its protein translation is MQANLKTRKGTIADIPFLARIEYEASLPPLNHCFWADLLEETDTSALQFIEAVLKADASNWGDVSDFLIVEEDGKPVAAAAGFTPNLEDYRPLRLSRLDAIAQVLEWSAETTAEFRDRYEATFGYDRQPDFLKPQAPWIIETVAVLPEARGRGLSKVLLRALLEEGRSQQYSHAGIMVLNGNDVAQHTYESIGFKPYQSFYAEYFEGEFIGVTKFRLTLNPDTE